The Amycolatopsis sp. 195334CR genome window below encodes:
- a CDS encoding acyl-CoA synthetase has product MRLFPALEQASDQEAVRFGDRALSYAELSAVTGTLATSLRDLPPGAKVAVWATSTLETTVAVVSALRAGVPAVPINPKIGERELEHIIADSAPALVLAEAEAKLPAGLHDLARKDIELTSGEVLPLPEPDAEAPAMIVYTSGTTGPPKGVVLPRRAISSTLDTLEDAWQWTAEDVLVHGLPLFHVHGLILGMLGPLRRGGSVIHLGKFSTAALATELAGRGTMMFGVPTMYHRIAGELETNEALASALRGARILVSGSAALPVHDHQRITAATGQQVIERYGMTETLMNTSVRADGERKPGTVGVPLRGVDVRLVDESGQAIETSDGETVGEIQVRGPNLFTEYLNRPDATAEVFDDGWFRTGDMATRDADGYLRIVGRKATDLIKSGGYKIGAGEIENALLEHSGVAEAAVTGEPDPDLGERIVAWIVPDGPKPAEQDLVDHVARLLTPHKRPRVVRFVEALPRNDMGKVMKRALGA; this is encoded by the coding sequence GTGCGTTTGTTCCCCGCCCTCGAACAGGCTTCCGACCAGGAAGCCGTCCGGTTCGGCGACCGTGCCCTCAGCTACGCCGAACTGTCCGCCGTCACCGGCACCCTCGCGACGAGCCTGCGCGACCTGCCGCCGGGAGCGAAGGTGGCGGTGTGGGCGACGTCCACGCTGGAGACCACGGTCGCCGTCGTCTCGGCGCTGCGGGCCGGAGTGCCCGCCGTGCCGATCAACCCCAAGATCGGCGAACGCGAACTCGAGCACATCATCGCCGACAGCGCGCCCGCGCTCGTGCTCGCCGAAGCGGAGGCCAAGCTCCCCGCGGGCCTGCACGACTTGGCACGCAAGGACATCGAGCTGACCAGCGGCGAGGTCCTCCCGCTTCCCGAGCCCGATGCCGAAGCCCCGGCGATGATCGTCTACACCTCGGGCACCACCGGGCCACCGAAGGGCGTGGTGCTCCCGCGTCGCGCCATTTCGTCCACATTGGACACGCTGGAGGACGCGTGGCAGTGGACCGCGGAGGACGTGCTGGTGCACGGGTTGCCACTGTTCCACGTGCACGGGTTGATCCTCGGCATGCTCGGACCGTTGCGGCGCGGTGGATCGGTGATCCACCTCGGCAAGTTCTCCACCGCCGCGCTCGCCACCGAACTGGCCGGCCGCGGCACGATGATGTTCGGCGTGCCCACCATGTACCACCGCATCGCCGGTGAGCTGGAAACCAACGAGGCACTCGCATCCGCGCTGCGGGGCGCCCGGATCCTGGTCTCCGGTTCGGCCGCCCTGCCGGTGCACGACCACCAGCGCATCACCGCGGCCACCGGCCAGCAGGTGATCGAGCGCTACGGCATGACCGAAACCCTGATGAACACCAGTGTCCGCGCCGACGGCGAGCGCAAGCCCGGCACCGTCGGCGTGCCGTTGCGCGGGGTGGACGTGCGGCTGGTCGACGAATCCGGCCAGGCCATCGAAACCAGCGACGGCGAGACCGTCGGCGAGATCCAGGTGCGCGGGCCGAATCTCTTCACCGAGTACCTGAACCGCCCCGACGCGACCGCGGAGGTGTTCGACGACGGCTGGTTCCGCACCGGCGACATGGCCACCCGCGACGCCGACGGATACCTCCGCATCGTCGGCCGCAAGGCCACCGACCTGATCAAGAGCGGTGGTTACAAGATCGGCGCCGGGGAGATCGAGAACGCGCTGCTGGAGCACAGCGGGGTCGCCGAGGCCGCGGTCACCGGCGAACCCGATCCCGATCTCGGCGAGCGCATCGTCGCCTGGATCGTCCCGGATGGACCGAAGCCCGCAGAACAAGACCTGGTCGACCACGTGGCACGGCTACTCACCCCGCACAAGCGACCGCGGGTGGTCCGGTTCGTGGAAGCGTTGCCACGCAACGACATGGGCAAGGTGATGAAGCGAGCTCTCGGTGCCTGA
- a CDS encoding SLC13 family permease, whose protein sequence is MSAELISILVLVVIFVLATTRSINMGVLAFAGAFGVGTLVAGLDADGIFAGFPGDLFVVLVGVTYLFAIARATGTTDWLVHASIHLVGGRLALIPWVMFAVTAVLTAIGAVSPAAVAIVAPIALGFASRYGISPLLMGALVVHGAQAGGFSPISVYGSTVNSIVSRENLAGSETVLFLASLAVNLVIAAILFVVLGGLKLGRTRVTAEDDAEETPKLNPARIAVLVSLLALVVGALVFDLDVGLTAISLAVLLSVFWPDTGRKAVGEITWPTVLLICGVLTYVGVLQEMGTIDYAGNAVTGVGVPLLAALLLCYIGAIVSAFASSVGIMGALIPLAVPFLAQGTVGPIGMIAALAVAATVVDVSPFSTNGALVLANAKNVDRDTFFRQLMVYGGIMVVVVPAAVWLALIVPGWG, encoded by the coding sequence ATGTCCGCCGAGCTGATTTCGATCCTTGTTCTCGTGGTGATCTTCGTGCTCGCCACCACCAGATCGATCAACATGGGGGTGCTGGCCTTCGCCGGCGCGTTCGGGGTGGGGACGCTGGTCGCCGGGCTGGACGCCGACGGGATCTTCGCGGGCTTCCCCGGTGATCTGTTCGTGGTGCTCGTCGGCGTCACCTACCTCTTCGCCATCGCCAGGGCGACTGGCACCACCGACTGGCTGGTCCACGCCTCCATCCACCTGGTCGGCGGCCGGCTCGCCCTCATCCCCTGGGTGATGTTCGCGGTCACCGCCGTGCTCACCGCGATCGGCGCGGTCAGCCCCGCCGCGGTCGCCATCGTCGCGCCCATCGCGCTCGGGTTCGCCTCCCGCTACGGCATCAGCCCACTCCTGATGGGCGCCCTCGTCGTCCACGGCGCCCAGGCCGGCGGCTTCTCCCCGATCAGCGTCTACGGCTCCACGGTCAACAGCATCGTCAGCCGCGAGAACCTCGCGGGCAGCGAGACCGTGCTCTTCCTGGCCAGCCTCGCGGTCAACCTGGTCATCGCGGCCATCCTCTTCGTCGTGCTCGGCGGGCTCAAGCTCGGCCGCACCCGCGTCACGGCCGAGGACGACGCCGAAGAGACCCCCAAGCTCAACCCCGCCCGGATCGCCGTGCTGGTCAGCCTGCTCGCGCTGGTCGTCGGCGCGCTGGTGTTCGACCTCGACGTCGGCCTGACCGCGATCTCGCTGGCCGTGCTGCTCAGCGTGTTCTGGCCGGACACCGGCCGCAAGGCCGTCGGCGAGATCACCTGGCCGACCGTCCTGCTGATCTGCGGTGTGCTCACCTACGTCGGCGTGCTCCAGGAAATGGGCACGATCGACTACGCGGGCAACGCGGTGACCGGCGTCGGCGTGCCACTGCTCGCCGCGCTCCTGCTCTGCTACATCGGCGCGATCGTGTCCGCGTTCGCGTCCTCCGTCGGCATCATGGGCGCGCTCATCCCGCTGGCCGTGCCGTTCCTCGCCCAGGGCACGGTCGGCCCGATCGGCATGATCGCCGCGCTGGCCGTCGCCGCCACCGTGGTCGACGTCAGCCCGTTCTCGACGAACGGCGCCCTCGTCCTGGCCAACGCGAAAAACGTCGACCGCGACACGTTCTTCCGGCAGTTGATGGTCTACGGCGGCATCATGGTCGTGGTGGTCCCGGCCGCCGTGTGGCTCGCCCTGATCGTGCCCGGCTGGGGCTGA
- a CDS encoding FadR/GntR family transcriptional regulator, whose product MGSDALRPMARPRLYEQVVQRIREYVVESGLGAGDKLPAERELAQRLGVSRASVKQAIVVLDVQGLVEVRHGGGTYLTSAKLDLEPVEELVERRRRLPDVLEAREAMETKLAELAAERRTKEDLDALEDALRYMAEEIDNGEQGIEGDRRFHAAITAAARNPILAEFMTSIAEQIAESRTESLHQPGRPKRSLTQHYRIFDGISHGDPKAAAAAMKRHLRTVAKVRLLSWNPDEEA is encoded by the coding sequence ATGGGGTCCGACGCACTGCGCCCGATGGCGCGGCCACGGCTGTACGAGCAGGTGGTCCAGCGCATCCGGGAGTACGTGGTCGAGTCCGGCCTCGGCGCCGGTGACAAGCTGCCTGCCGAGCGCGAACTGGCGCAGCGGCTCGGCGTCAGCCGCGCGTCGGTCAAGCAGGCCATCGTGGTGCTCGACGTGCAGGGCCTCGTCGAGGTGCGGCACGGCGGCGGGACCTACCTGACCAGTGCCAAGCTCGACCTCGAACCGGTCGAGGAACTGGTGGAGCGCCGGCGCAGGCTGCCGGATGTGCTCGAGGCGCGCGAGGCCATGGAGACCAAGCTCGCCGAGCTCGCCGCCGAGCGGCGCACCAAGGAGGATCTCGACGCGCTCGAGGACGCCCTGCGGTACATGGCCGAGGAAATCGACAACGGCGAGCAGGGCATCGAGGGCGACCGCCGGTTCCACGCCGCGATCACCGCGGCCGCGCGGAACCCGATCCTCGCCGAGTTCATGACTTCGATCGCCGAGCAGATCGCCGAGAGCCGCACCGAGTCGTTGCACCAGCCGGGGCGGCCGAAGCGGTCGCTCACCCAGCACTACCGGATCTTCGACGGCATCAGCCACGGCGACCCCAAAGCCGCCGCGGCGGCGATGAAGCGGCACCTGCGCACGGTCGCGAAGGTGCGCCTGCTGTCCTGGAACCCGGACGAAGAGGCCTGA
- the tsaB gene encoding tRNA (adenosine(37)-N6)-threonylcarbamoyltransferase complex dimerization subunit type 1 TsaB — MLVLAVDTSTPAVTAGVVQLEPDSLALAAERVTIDARAHGELLTPHVLDAVQAAGAHLRDLGAIVCGAGPGPFTGLRAGMATAAALGHSLGIPVHPVCSLDAIAAEVTPGEPFLVVTDARRREVYWAEYDVDGKRVGEPAVQSPAELVTTAKAAAGYFAEKTGLRILEPEYPSPLGLVMAAREALRSGAEPAPMTPLYLRRPDAVEPTARKRVTTP; from the coding sequence GTGTTAGTACTGGCCGTCGACACCTCCACGCCCGCGGTGACCGCCGGGGTGGTCCAACTCGAGCCCGATTCGCTGGCCCTCGCCGCCGAGCGGGTGACCATCGACGCCCGCGCCCACGGCGAACTGCTCACCCCGCACGTGCTCGACGCCGTGCAGGCCGCCGGGGCCCACCTCCGCGACCTGGGCGCAATCGTTTGCGGAGCCGGCCCGGGACCGTTCACCGGCCTGCGCGCGGGTATGGCCACCGCCGCCGCGCTCGGGCACAGCCTCGGCATCCCGGTCCACCCGGTGTGCAGCCTCGACGCCATCGCCGCCGAGGTCACCCCCGGTGAGCCGTTCCTCGTCGTGACCGACGCGCGCCGCCGCGAGGTGTACTGGGCGGAGTACGACGTCGACGGCAAGCGCGTCGGCGAGCCCGCCGTGCAGAGTCCCGCCGAGCTGGTGACCACGGCGAAGGCCGCCGCGGGGTACTTCGCCGAGAAGACCGGGCTGCGCATCCTCGAACCCGAGTACCCGTCCCCGCTCGGGCTGGTCATGGCCGCGCGGGAGGCACTGCGCTCCGGCGCCGAACCCGCCCCGATGACCCCGCTCTATCTGCGGCGCCCGGACGCCGTCGAACCCACCGCGCGCAAGCGGGTGACCACGCCGTGA
- the rimI gene encoding ribosomal protein S18-alanine N-acetyltransferase: MTVELRPLRRGDIRRCVEIEKILFPGDSPWSAAAFRSELDSGAHYLGAYEGQELLGYAGLAVVGPRGDYETSLHTIGVAPEHQGKGIGKALLEALLAKADELRAPVLLEVRTDNEVALKLYETHGFTKLGVRKRYYQPSGADAYTMVRPPLGVAAEEAG, encoded by the coding sequence GTGACGGTCGAGCTGAGGCCGTTGCGCCGCGGCGACATCCGGCGCTGCGTGGAGATCGAGAAGATCCTCTTCCCCGGCGACAGCCCGTGGAGCGCCGCCGCGTTCCGGTCCGAATTGGACTCCGGCGCGCACTACCTCGGCGCCTACGAAGGGCAGGAACTGCTCGGTTACGCGGGACTGGCCGTGGTCGGCCCGCGCGGTGACTACGAAACGAGCCTGCACACGATCGGCGTCGCCCCGGAACACCAGGGCAAGGGCATCGGCAAGGCGCTGCTGGAAGCGTTGCTGGCCAAGGCCGACGAACTGCGCGCGCCGGTGCTGCTCGAAGTCCGCACGGACAACGAGGTCGCGCTCAAGCTGTACGAGACGCACGGGTTCACCAAGCTCGGCGTGCGCAAGCGCTACTACCAGCCGTCCGGTGCGGACGCTTACACGATGGTGCGGCCGCCGCTGGGCGTGGCCGCGGAGGAGGCCGGCTGA
- the tsaD gene encoding tRNA (adenosine(37)-N6)-threonylcarbamoyltransferase complex transferase subunit TsaD — protein MGARIVMGIESSCDETGVGLVRLHDDGTVELLADAVASSVDQHARFGGVVPEVASRAHLEAMVPTTERAFADAGLKMSDVDAIAVTAGPGLAGALLVGVAAAKAYSAALDVPLYGVNHLAGHIAVDTLQHGPLPKPCLALLVSGGHTQLLRVDDVASSIVELGSTVDDAAGEAYDKVARVLGLPYPGGPPIDKAAKAGNPSAIAFPRGMTGPRDAKNDFSFSGLKTAVARWVEGAERRGEEIPVDDVAASFQEAVADVLTAKAVRAAKEAGIGTIVISGGVAANSRLSSLAQERCDQAGIELRVPRPRLCTDNGAMIAALGAHVVAAGVKPSSLDFAANPALPVGAVSV, from the coding sequence ATGGGCGCCCGGATCGTCATGGGCATCGAGAGTTCGTGCGACGAGACCGGCGTCGGCCTGGTCCGGCTGCACGACGACGGCACCGTGGAACTGCTGGCCGACGCGGTCGCGTCCAGTGTGGACCAGCACGCGCGGTTCGGCGGCGTGGTGCCCGAGGTGGCCAGCCGCGCGCACCTGGAAGCCATGGTGCCGACCACCGAACGCGCCTTCGCCGACGCCGGGCTGAAGATGTCCGATGTGGACGCCATCGCGGTGACCGCCGGGCCGGGGCTCGCCGGTGCGCTGCTGGTCGGCGTCGCCGCGGCGAAGGCCTACTCGGCCGCGCTGGACGTGCCGCTCTACGGGGTCAACCACCTCGCCGGGCACATCGCGGTGGACACCCTGCAGCACGGCCCGTTGCCCAAGCCCTGCTTGGCGTTGCTGGTTTCCGGCGGGCACACGCAGCTGCTCCGGGTGGACGACGTGGCCAGTTCGATCGTCGAACTCGGGTCCACTGTGGACGACGCGGCCGGTGAGGCTTACGACAAGGTGGCCAGGGTGCTCGGCCTGCCGTACCCCGGCGGGCCGCCGATCGACAAGGCCGCCAAGGCCGGAAACCCCTCCGCCATCGCCTTTCCGCGTGGCATGACCGGCCCGCGCGACGCGAAGAACGACTTTTCCTTCTCCGGCTTGAAGACCGCCGTCGCGCGCTGGGTGGAAGGCGCTGAACGCCGCGGTGAGGAGATCCCGGTCGACGACGTGGCGGCCTCGTTCCAGGAGGCGGTCGCCGACGTGCTGACCGCGAAGGCGGTGCGTGCGGCCAAGGAAGCCGGTATCGGCACGATCGTCATTTCCGGTGGCGTGGCGGCGAATTCGCGGCTTTCGTCGCTCGCGCAGGAGCGGTGCGACCAGGCGGGCATCGAGCTGCGGGTGCCGCGGCCGCGGCTGTGCACGGACAACGGGGCGATGATCGCCGCGCTCGGGGCGCACGTGGTGGCCGCCGGGGTCAAGCCGTCCTCTTTGGACTTCGCGGCCAATCCGGCGCTGCCGGTGGGGGCCGTCTCGGTCTGA
- a CDS encoding N-acetylmuramoyl-L-alanine amidase has translation MRRTAARLAVLLLAAGAVSVPAAQAAPADQQRQRDFAAAAAEFGVPQDVLLGVSFLESRWDTNAGTPSTSAGYGPMHLTDLRTAGVGTHHDQGEEDPRGDESRPPLHPEAGPPAPPPDSLQSLDTAAELTGVDTETLRTDPAQNIRGGAALLAAHHRETGDWYQAVAKYSGSEESSAATAFADEVFSTIATGVERVTDDGQRVSLAATPTAAPKGVPAAAGPIECPQGISCEWIPAPYQEIPGGYGNHDKADRPNSQKIDYIVIHDTEGYWNGVLDMVQDPTYVSWHYSLRSADGHIAQHVPTKDVAWHAGNWYVNAKSIGLEHEGFAAKGTWYTEAMYRTSAKLVRYLAAKYEIPLDRDHIIGHDNVPGLSPAKIKGMHWDPGPYWDWTHYFDLLGAPVDRADTGSGDWRPNTGMVTIAPDFATNKPAFEYCEKDVPLCPPRGSTSVILRTEPRADAPLLKDIGLHPETGQSTMHVSDIGSRVDSGQQYAVAEVKGDWTAVWYLGQKGWFHNPSNATAKPVQGKVVTPKSGPVQIWGGAYPEASAYPEGITPREFIPLPYTMEAGQRYTLGLTTGSEYYYAVNFDTADHQVVRGKTKFVQVQFGHRIAYVKADDVRILPSWAPN, from the coding sequence ATGCGGCGAACAGCAGCAAGACTGGCGGTGTTGCTACTGGCGGCGGGCGCGGTTTCCGTGCCCGCCGCCCAGGCGGCACCGGCCGATCAGCAGCGGCAACGGGACTTCGCCGCGGCGGCGGCCGAGTTCGGGGTACCGCAGGACGTCCTGCTCGGCGTCTCGTTCCTCGAGTCCCGATGGGACACCAACGCGGGCACGCCGAGCACCTCGGCGGGGTACGGCCCGATGCACCTCACCGACCTGCGGACCGCGGGCGTGGGCACGCACCACGACCAGGGCGAGGAGGACCCGCGCGGCGACGAGTCACGCCCGCCGCTGCACCCGGAGGCCGGGCCGCCCGCGCCACCCCCGGATTCCCTGCAGTCGCTGGACACCGCGGCCGAACTGACCGGAGTGGACACCGAGACGCTGCGCACCGACCCGGCGCAGAACATCCGCGGCGGTGCCGCGCTGCTGGCCGCCCACCACCGCGAGACCGGTGACTGGTACCAGGCCGTGGCGAAGTACAGCGGCAGCGAGGAAAGCTCCGCGGCCACCGCGTTCGCCGACGAGGTGTTCAGCACCATCGCGACCGGCGTGGAGCGGGTCACCGACGACGGCCAGCGCGTCAGCCTCGCCGCGACGCCCACCGCCGCACCGAAGGGCGTGCCCGCCGCGGCCGGGCCGATCGAGTGTCCACAAGGGATCTCCTGCGAATGGATCCCCGCGCCGTACCAGGAGATCCCCGGCGGGTACGGCAACCACGACAAGGCGGACCGGCCGAACAGCCAGAAGATCGACTACATCGTCATCCACGACACCGAGGGTTACTGGAACGGTGTGCTGGACATGGTGCAGGACCCGACCTACGTGAGCTGGCACTACTCGCTGCGCTCCGCCGACGGCCACATCGCCCAGCACGTGCCGACCAAGGACGTCGCCTGGCACGCCGGGAACTGGTACGTCAACGCGAAGTCGATCGGCCTGGAGCACGAGGGTTTCGCCGCCAAGGGCACCTGGTACACCGAGGCGATGTACCGGACCTCGGCGAAGCTGGTGCGGTACCTGGCCGCCAAGTACGAAATCCCGCTGGACCGCGACCACATCATCGGCCACGACAACGTGCCCGGCCTGAGCCCGGCGAAGATCAAGGGCATGCACTGGGATCCGGGCCCGTACTGGGACTGGACGCACTATTTCGATCTGCTCGGTGCCCCGGTCGACCGCGCGGACACCGGCTCCGGCGACTGGCGGCCGAACACCGGCATGGTGACCATCGCGCCGGACTTCGCCACGAACAAGCCCGCCTTCGAGTACTGCGAGAAGGACGTGCCGCTGTGCCCGCCGCGCGGGTCCACTTCGGTCATCCTCCGCACGGAACCGCGGGCGGACGCCCCGCTGCTCAAGGACATCGGCCTGCACCCGGAAACCGGACAGTCCACAATGCACGTTTCGGACATCGGCAGCCGGGTGGACAGCGGGCAGCAGTACGCGGTCGCCGAGGTCAAGGGCGACTGGACCGCGGTGTGGTACCTCGGCCAGAAGGGCTGGTTCCACAACCCGTCGAACGCCACCGCGAAACCGGTGCAGGGCAAGGTGGTCACGCCCAAGTCGGGCCCGGTCCAGATCTGGGGCGGCGCGTACCCGGAGGCGTCGGCGTATCCCGAGGGCATCACCCCGCGTGAGTTCATCCCGTTGCCTTACACCATGGAAGCCGGCCAGCGGTACACGCTGGGCCTGACCACCGGCTCGGAGTACTACTACGCGGTCAACTTCGACACCGCCGACCACCAGGTGGTGCGCGGCAAGACGAAGTTCGTCCAGGTGCAGTTCGGCCACCGGATCGCCTACGTGAAGGCGGACGACGTCCGGATCCTGCCCTCCTGGGCGCCCAACTAG
- a CDS encoding alkaline phosphatase: MSTPSRRSVLLGGAGALGLAALGASGLARATTSAGAGLAAPGEVFTLGVASGDPYPDSVVLWTRLAKNPLAEDGLGGMPARGQVVEWQIAKDEKFTDLVRGGRTWASPDAAHSVHVEADGLAPGTEYFYRFRAGSEISPVGRTRTAPAPGQMTDLTMCFASCSHYGQGYFTAYRHLAQDEPGLILHLGDYQYEYAAGTNEVRKVVGPETVKLADYRLRHGQYKTDPDLQLAHATAPWLVVWDDHETENNWADEVPEDSSQTPGEAFLARRKAAFQAYYENMPLRRTARPNGIDMRLYRRLAWGDLATFHMLDTRQYRDNQACGDGVKANCAERLAPTRSITGAEQEKWIVDGFNASRARWDVLGQQVFFAQIDLTPGAAEGYNMDAWDGYKVNRDRIATAMGDSAVRNGVVLTGDVHRHWAAEIKETYGRPDSKGVGVELVTTSITSGRDGNDDPNQAVLDENPHVKFHRNRRGYIRTRFTADELRADYRVLPYVTKPDAPVSTAASFVVEDRVPALNPA, translated from the coding sequence ATGAGCACCCCCTCCCGGCGTTCCGTCCTGCTCGGCGGCGCCGGCGCGCTCGGCCTGGCCGCGCTCGGCGCCTCCGGACTCGCCCGCGCGACCACCTCCGCCGGCGCGGGCCTCGCCGCCCCCGGCGAGGTGTTCACCCTCGGCGTCGCCTCCGGCGACCCGTACCCCGACAGCGTCGTGCTCTGGACCCGCCTCGCCAAGAACCCGCTCGCCGAGGACGGCCTCGGCGGCATGCCCGCCCGCGGCCAGGTCGTCGAGTGGCAGATCGCCAAGGACGAGAAGTTCACCGACCTCGTCCGGGGCGGCCGCACCTGGGCCAGCCCCGACGCGGCGCACAGCGTGCACGTCGAGGCCGACGGCCTCGCCCCCGGCACGGAGTACTTCTACCGCTTCCGCGCCGGCTCCGAGATCTCCCCGGTCGGCCGCACCCGCACCGCGCCCGCGCCGGGCCAGATGACCGACCTGACCATGTGCTTCGCCAGCTGCTCCCACTACGGCCAGGGCTACTTCACCGCCTACCGCCACCTCGCCCAGGACGAGCCGGGCCTGATCCTGCACCTCGGCGACTACCAGTACGAGTACGCCGCCGGCACCAACGAGGTCCGCAAGGTCGTCGGCCCGGAGACGGTCAAGCTCGCCGACTACCGCCTCCGCCACGGCCAGTACAAAACCGACCCCGACCTGCAGCTCGCGCACGCGACCGCGCCCTGGCTGGTGGTCTGGGACGACCACGAGACGGAGAACAACTGGGCCGACGAGGTCCCCGAGGACTCCTCGCAGACCCCCGGCGAAGCCTTCCTCGCCCGGCGCAAGGCCGCCTTCCAGGCCTACTACGAGAACATGCCGCTGCGCCGCACCGCCCGCCCCAACGGCATCGACATGCGCCTCTACCGCCGCCTGGCCTGGGGCGACCTGGCCACCTTCCACATGCTCGACACCCGCCAGTACCGCGACAACCAGGCCTGCGGCGACGGCGTGAAGGCCAACTGCGCCGAGCGCCTCGCCCCGACCAGGTCGATCACCGGCGCCGAGCAGGAGAAGTGGATCGTCGACGGGTTCAACGCCTCGCGCGCCCGCTGGGATGTCCTCGGCCAGCAGGTGTTCTTCGCCCAGATCGACCTGACCCCCGGCGCGGCCGAGGGCTACAACATGGACGCCTGGGACGGCTACAAGGTCAACCGCGACCGCATCGCCACCGCGATGGGCGACTCGGCGGTCCGCAACGGCGTCGTGCTCACCGGCGACGTCCACCGGCACTGGGCGGCCGAGATCAAGGAGACCTACGGCCGGCCGGACTCCAAGGGCGTCGGCGTCGAGCTGGTCACCACCTCGATCACCAGCGGCCGCGACGGCAACGACGACCCGAACCAGGCGGTGCTCGACGAGAACCCGCACGTCAAGTTCCACCGCAACCGCCGCGGGTACATCCGCACCCGGTTCACCGCGGACGAGCTGCGCGCCGACTACCGCGTGCTGCCGTACGTGACCAAGCCGGACGCCCCGGTCAGCACCGCGGCCAGCTTCGTGGTCGAGGACCGGGTGCCCGCGCTCAACCCGGCCTGA
- the groES gene encoding co-chaperone GroES, which translates to MSVNIKPLEDKIVVQTSEAEETTASGLVIPDTAKEKPQEGKVLAVGPGRIDDKGNRVPVDVKEGDVVIYSKYGGTEVKYNGEDYLILSARDVLAVIN; encoded by the coding sequence GTGAGCGTGAACATCAAACCGCTCGAGGACAAGATCGTTGTCCAGACGAGTGAGGCCGAGGAGACCACGGCCTCCGGTCTGGTCATCCCCGACACCGCCAAGGAGAAGCCCCAGGAGGGCAAGGTTCTGGCCGTTGGCCCGGGCCGCATCGACGACAAGGGCAACCGCGTCCCGGTGGACGTCAAGGAAGGCGACGTCGTCATCTACTCCAAGTACGGCGGTACCGAGGTCAAGTACAACGGCGAGGACTACCTGATCCTCTCCGCCCGCGACGTGCTGGCCGTCATCAACTGA